One Dermacentor silvarum isolate Dsil-2018 chromosome 10, BIME_Dsil_1.4, whole genome shotgun sequence genomic window carries:
- the LOC119466181 gene encoding protein extra-macrochaetae: MTMKVQTEQQQVISLAKVAKGRVSREERDVNHGAIQALLDKLKDLVPNMPRSKKVSKLEIIQNVIDYILDLELALEAHPSKRSSSTSTASTPARQPLGVLPPANNAVTNALSEDEETHAEKVIRHFAALAPTVSSMDL, translated from the exons ATGACCATGAAGGTGCAGACCGAGCAGCAGCAAGTGATCAGCCTCGCCAAGGTGGCCAAAGGGCGCGTGAGCCGCGAGGAACGCGACGTCAACCACGGCGCGATCCAAGCGCTGCTCGACAAGCTCAAAGATCTGGTGCCCAACATGCCCCGTAGCAAGAAGGTCTCGAAGCTCGAGATCATCCAGAACGTGATCGACTACATCCTCGACCTGGAGCTCGCCCTCGAAGCGCATCCCTCCAAGCGATCGTCGTCGACCTCCACGGCGTCGACTCCTGCGCGCCAGCCTCTGGGCGTACTCCCTCCCGCCAACAATGCGGTCACCAACGCTCTCTCGGAAGATGAG GAGACCCACGCGGAAAAGGTCATTCGCCACTTCGCAGCGCTCGCGCCCACCGTCTCGAGCATGGACCTTTGA